CAAGTCGAAGTTGACCACCAGCGGCAGGTCTTCAATGTCCAGCCCACGCGCGGCCACATCGGTGGCCACCAGGATCTGCACGTCACTGGACTTGAAACGGTCCAACGCACGTTGGCGCGTGGCTTGCGGTTTGTCGCCGTGAATGCCGTCGGCATTGATGCCCAGGCCCTGCAACTTATCCACCAGCGCGTCCACGCCGTTACGGGTCTTGGCGAACACCAGCACCTGCTTCCAACGGCCCTTGCGCATCAGGTGCACAAACAGCTCCGCCTTGCGCTTCTTGTCCACCGGCACCACCCACTGCTTCACGGTGTTGGCGGCGACGTTGCGCGGGCTGACTTCGATGGTCAGCGGGTCGTTGAGCATCTGCCCGGCCAGCAGGCGGATCTCATCGGAAAAGGTCGCGGAGAACAGCAGGGTCTGACGTTTTTTCGGCAGCATGCGGTAGATGTTCGCCAGTTCCTCGGAGAAGCCCAGGTCGAGCATGCGGTCGGCTTCATCCAGCACCAGGGTTTGCAGCTGATTGAGTTTCAGCGCGTTCTGGCGGAACAGGTCGATCAGGCGGCCAGGCGTGGCGACCAAAATGTCGACGCCCTTGCGCAGCTTCATCATCTGCGGGTTGATGCTCACGCCGCCGTACACCGCGTAAGTGGTCAGCGGCAGGTTTTGCGCGTACTCGGCGACACTGGCGTGAACCTGCTCGGCCAGCTCGCGGGTCGGGCACAGGATCAGCGCACGCGCCGAATTGGCGGCGACCTTCGGCCCTTCCAGCGTCAGCAGTTGCAAGAGCGGCACGGCGAAGCCTGCGGTCTTGCCGGTGCCGGTCTGGGCCGCGGCCATCAGGTCGCGACCGGCCAGCACCGCCGGAATGGCTTGCGCCTGCACCGGCGTCGGGGTCTGGTAGCCAAGCGTCTCAAGGGCGCGCAGCAAGGGTTCGATCAGGCCAAGGGTGGCGAAAGTCATGTAGTTACCGTAGGGAAAATTCAGCGCAAGGTCGCAATTGCGCCGCAGTTTACCTTATTTCCAGCTTGGGCTTGCGCCACTGGGGCAGGCTGATCAACAGCACGGCGCTGATGATCACCAGCATCGCCAGGGCCTCCTCCAAACCGATGGTTTCGCCGACGAACACAATCCCCAGCAACACCGCCACCGCCGGGTTGACGTAGGCATAGCTGGTCGCCGCCGCCGGGCGTACATTTTTAAGCAGGTACATATAGGCATTGAAGGCGATGATCGAGCCGAACACCGTCAGGTACGCCAGGGCCAACCAACCTTCCAGCGGTGGCATGGCCTGCAGGTGCTCGCCGGACACCGCGCTGGCGATCAACAGCGCCACACCGGCCACCAGCATTTCCGCCGCGCTGGCCATGGCGCCCTGGGGCAACGGCAAGTGGCGGCTCCACACCGAACCGAACGCCCAGGATGCCGCCGCAAACAACAGCAACGCCGCGCCCATCGGGCTCGATTGCAAGGTGCTGCCCATGTTGAGCATGGCGATGCCGACAATCCCCAGGATCACCCCGGCCCATTCCAGGCGCGTATTGCGCGCGCCCCAGAAATACCCGCATAACAAGGTAAACAACGGCACGGTCGCCACCGCCAGCGCCGCCACGCCGGACGACACGCCGGTGTGTTCGGCCACGCTCACGCCGCCATTGCCGAAGGTGAGCAGCAAAATACCGATCATTCCCGCCGCCTTCCATTGCGCCC
Above is a genomic segment from Pseudomonas azadiae containing:
- a CDS encoding DEAD/DEAH box helicase, producing the protein MTFATLGLIEPLLRALETLGYQTPTPVQAQAIPAVLAGRDLMAAAQTGTGKTAGFAVPLLQLLTLEGPKVAANSARALILCPTRELAEQVHASVAEYAQNLPLTTYAVYGGVSINPQMMKLRKGVDILVATPGRLIDLFRQNALKLNQLQTLVLDEADRMLDLGFSEELANIYRMLPKKRQTLLFSATFSDEIRLLAGQMLNDPLTIEVSPRNVAANTVKQWVVPVDKKRKAELFVHLMRKGRWKQVLVFAKTRNGVDALVDKLQGLGINADGIHGDKPQATRQRALDRFKSSDVQILVATDVAARGLDIEDLPLVVNFDLPIVAEDYIHRIGRTGRAGNTGEAISLVCADEVNMLSAIEMLTRQTLARHMEQDFEPEHRVPDTDASGQVVKKPKKPKKPKSSGGGGKRNLGKWVDSGEVAPAEPSIKPVRKVPVFNTGPRKKK
- the yedA gene encoding drug/metabolite exporter YedA, producing the protein MPGPRRFPLPLIAAFFALYVIWGSTYLVIRIGVEYWPPLLLAGIRFCTAGALMYGYLRWRGVPAPTWAQWKAAGMIGILLLTFGNGGVSVAEHTGVSSGVAALAVATVPLFTLLCGYFWGARNTRLEWAGVILGIVGIAMLNMGSTLQSSPMGAALLLFAAASWAFGSVWSRHLPLPQGAMASAAEMLVAGVALLIASAVSGEHLQAMPPLEGWLALAYLTVFGSIIAFNAYMYLLKNVRPAAATSYAYVNPAVAVLLGIVFVGETIGLEEALAMLVIISAVLLISLPQWRKPKLEIR